GACCAGCGCCCCGGTCGTGACGCAGGCGCCGGGTCCGAATCCCGACTACAGCGCGCGTGCCCGCCTGACCAGCGGCGAGCGTCTGCAGGGCACGCTCGCGCAGGCGGTCCTGTGGGCCGTGCTCCTCGCGGCCGTCGCGGTCCTCGTGCTGCTCACGCTGCGGCTCGCCCGCTCGGGCGACCCCCGCTGAGAGAGCGCGCGCAGCGGCGCCATCGATCGACCGTCTCCTCGGCCGGGCGCTCGCCCCCGGCGCTAGATGCGCCGGACCCGGAAGACGAGTGTCTCCGAGGCACTCGCGCCGTCGACCGTGCAGGTGACCGAGAAGGTCGCCGTGAACGAGCTGCCGTCGAAGGGGGAGTAGCGGACGGTGATGGAGCACTCCGGAGAGGCGTAGGCCGCGGCCACCTGCTGGAAGGCGGTGACGACCGCGCGGGCGAAGGCGTGGATCCCGAGGTTCGGGAGCGTCGCCAGGGGCGTCTCGGGGATCGACACCACGCCGCTGGCCGCGTAGCTGAGCGCGTAGGTGCCCGTGGGCAGGTTCGCCGGGAACCCGGGCGGCAGCCCGTTCACCGCCTTCGGACCGTAGTTGAACAGCAGCCGCGTGCTCGACCGCCCGCAGGCCGTGACCGTCACCCGCGCGCCGCCCGCCTCGTCGCCCATCGTCAGCGCGATGGTGCCGTCCGCGAGTTGGTGCACGGAGCTCAGGTCGACCGCCGTGGCCCCGAACTGGTTCTCGACGACGAGCGTCGGGGTCTCGGTGCAGGGCGCGCCGTCGGGGCCGAGCACCCGGAAGGTGACCTGATCGCCCGGATGGTGGAAGCCGGCGGTACGGGAGTTCGTCTCGACCAGGATGGGCTTACCGGCGAGCGCGGCGACGCGCATGCTTCCCGAGTACGCGACCCGCAGGACGCGCATCCTGCGGCTCGCGCGCGTCACCGGACTGTCCAGCGCCGCCTGAGCGTGCTCGAGGACTCGCTGCAGCGCCCCGAGCCGCCCGGCGAGCCTGCGCGCCAGTGGCCCAAGCTCCTGCGCGGCGGCGGGGTCCCGGGCGAGCGTCACGAGCTGGGGGAGGAGGCCCCGGGCATCGGCCAGGCTCGCGGAAGCGGCGGCCGTGTCCTGCGAGAGCGCGGCGGCCGACGCCATGCCGACCCGCTCGACGAGCGCGTCGAGATCTGCCCGGAGGGTCGATCCGACCTGCGCCCGGGCGGAGGCGACAGCGAAGAGGACCGCCGCCACGAGGGCCGCGAGCGCTGCCCTCGTCCGTTGACCATTTCGCGCGCACGTCGTGCTTCGTAGCCGTCCCATGGGCTGAAGCATCGGCCGGATCGCCCCTGGACTTGAGTCTCCGTCCCGGGCGAGCGGTCACGCCGGGACCATGCGAAACGCCCGGCGGCCGATCCGGCATCACCCCTCGCGCAGCGCCTCGACCACCGGCAGCCGTGCGATCCAGCGCGCCGGCAGCGCCCCCGCCGGGACGCTCACCAGGAAAGCGGCCAGCGCCGCGGCGGGGAGGCTCGCCGCGGCGAAGTGGAAGTCGACGTCCCAGCCGAGCTGATAGGCGAAGTTGACCCGCACCCAGAGGAGGGCGAGCGCCGCGCCCATGGCGACGCCGCCCGCGAGGCCGAGGAGGCCGACGCCCGCCGCTTCGGCGACGACGGAACGCGCGACCTGCCCGCGCGTGGCGCCGGCGGCGCGGAGGAGCGCGAGCTCACGGCGGCGGTCGAGCGACACCGCGATCAGGGCCTCGGCGAGGCCGAGTCCCGCGACGACGAGCGGCAGCACCTCGAGGGCGCGCGTGAAGCGGAAGGCGCGGCGCACGGCGTCCTGGTGGTAGGCGTAGAGCTCGCGCTGGGTGAGCACCTTGAGGCCCTCCTCGGCGCCGACGCCGCCGGCGATCGCGCGCCGGACGGCCGCGGCGTCGACGCCGGGCCCGAGCGTCACGTGGAACCGATTGACGGCGCGGTCCCCCCACCAGCTCTGGTAGGTGGCACGCGAGAGGACGATGCTGCCGCGCGGCGAGACGTAATCGACGACGACGCCGGCAACGGGCGCGGTGAAGGCACCTGCCGGCGTCGGGACGCGCAGCGTGGACCCCACCCCGACGCGGAACTGGCGAGCGAAGTTCCGCGAGACGAGAGCGGCGGTCCCGGCGCGCACGGCGGCGAGCGCGGTCGCCGGATCGCCCGCGGCGAACGTGAAGTCGCCGGCGCGCTCCTGCGCGAAGGCGCCGTCGTCGAGCGAGTCGACGCTGATGCGGCTGCCGTCGTACTCCTGCTCGGCGAGGCGCAGGCGCTCGACGCGCGCCACCCCGGGCACCGCGAGCAGCCGCGCCGCCAGCGACTCGTCCACCGGCGTCTCGATCCACCCCGTGGTCGCCGCCGACGCGACGACGAGGTCGGCGCGCACCTGGTGGCGGATGAAGTCGAGCACCGACTGCTCGAAGCTGCGCGCGAGGGTGCCGGACATGAGCATCAGCCCGAGGCCCAGCGCCAGGACACCCGCGGCGAGCGCGAGCTGGTCAGGGATACGGAGGAGCCGGTCGACGGCGAGCCGTCCGGCGAAGCCGAGCCAGCGGCGGAGCGGCGTGAGCAGGGCGGTCGCGATGGAATCCGCCCGTCGCATGAACAGGATGACCAGCGCGAAGTCGGCCGCGACGGCGGCGAGGTTGCCGCTCCACGGCGAGTCGAGCCACACCTCGCCCGACAATCCCGCGCCGGTGATCGCGAGCGCGGCGGCGAGGCTGCCGGACGCGGGCCAGCGGCGGGACGCGAGTGGCGGGTCGCCGCGCCGCACGGCCGCCAGCGGCTCGACGCGCAGCGCTTCGCGAGCGGGAAGCCAGCCGGCGAGGAGCGCCGCACCGATCCCGCTGGCGAGACCGAGGCCGAGGGTCGCCGGCGACAGGGCGAGGCCGGCGGTGAAGATCTTCATCGAGAAGACGAGCTCTGCCGATTCACTGACGCTGCGGAGGAGGAGCCGGCCGAGCCCCACCCCGAGCGGTACCCCGACGGCGGCCCCGACCGCCCCCAGGGCGAGCGCCTCGCCGAGGACGAGACGCAGCACGTGCCGCCGCACGGCGCCCACGCAGCGGAGGAGGCCGATCTCGCGGCGGCGCGCGGCCACCGAGGTGCCGACCGCGCTGCCGGCGACGAACACCGCCGCGAGCAGCGCCAGGCCCGAGATGCCCGAGAGGAGCGTGCGATAGGAGCGCAGGTAGCGCTCGATCTGCTCGCCGCGACGCGCGGGGGGCACGGCTTCGAGCCCCGGCCAGGACGCCAGCGCCCTGTTCATCGCCCGCGCCGCGTCCTCGACCGCCACGCCCGGGAGGAGCGTCACGTCGACCTGGTCCACGAGCCGGTCTCGGCCGAGCACCACCTGTGCACCCACCACGTCCATCAGGAGGAGGTTGCCGCCGTAGGCGCGCCCGACGCCGCCCGGCGGCAGGATGCCGCGCACGGTGAAGGTCCGGATGCCGGCGGGCGTGCGCAGCCGGAGGTGCGCCCCGGCGCCGATGCGCAGTCGAGATGCGAAGCCGTCGGTCAGGATCACGCTGTACGGGTCGACGAGGAAGGAGAGGGGATCGTCGACGACGTGGTCGCCGGCCTTGACGAGGTGCAGCGTCCTGATCGCGTGCCCGTCGGTCACGTCGGCCGCGAACACGGCGAGCGCCTCGCCGGCCGCGGGCGCGTCGACGGCGTAGAACGTGGCGGTGACGATCGGCACGGCGTGGTCGACGCCGGGCAGCGCCCGCAGCCGCTCGGCGACGGTCTCGGGAAAGGGTCCGGGCCCCCGCACCTGGAGGGCCGCCGTGCCCGCCAGGTCCTCGATCGCCTCGGTGAAGGCGGCCAGCGTGCTCGCGTTGATCACCCGGATGGCGACCACGAGCGCGACGCCCAGCCCGACTCCCGCGGCAGTGAGCGCGCCACGCGCGCCGTGGGCCCGGAGCTGGCGGCGGGCGAGCAGCACGACGGCGCCCATGAGCGGCGCGAGTATGGCGGTGGCGGCTCGGTTGCGCCAGATCGGGAATGTCTGTTAGGCGAGACCCGAGTGGCGGTCGCGCGGGTCACCGAGATCAGGGCCTCCTCGCCCGACGGCTTCCGGGAAGCCGTCGAGGAAGGTGTGGAGCGGGCCGCGCGCACCCTGCGCAACATCACCGGGCTCGAGGTGGTGAAGAAGCGGGTCAAGGTCGAGCGCGGGCTGATCGTCGAGTACCGGGTCGACATGAAGGTGGTCTTCGTGCTCGAGTGAGGAGCGGTCGAGATGGCAGTCGCACGCATCACGCAGATCATCGGCGCCTCGCCGCACAGCTGGGAGGACGCGGTCCGCAACGCCCTCGAGCGGGCCAACAAGACGCTGCGCGGCATCACCGGCATCGAGGTCATCAAGGAGAACGCGGCGGTCGAGAACGGCAAGATCGCCGAGTACCGGGCCACCGTGCAGGTCACGTTCGTGCTGGAAGGCACCTGAGCCGCCATGTCCTCCGCTTCGCAGGCTCCCGGCGACCGCCTGAGCGCCCTCGACGCGGCGTTCCTCTACCTCGAGCGGACGGGGCAGCTGCTGCACGTCGGCGGCCTCTATCCGGTCGCTGGCGCGCTCGACTTCCAGCGCCAGCTCTCCGACCTCGCCGCGCGGCTCCACCTGATCCCGCGCTACACGCAGCGCGCGGTCAGCGTGCCCCTCGGTCTCGCTCACCCCACCTGGGAGCCGGACCCGCGCTTCGACATCCGCAACCACGTGGTGCGGCACGTGCTCCGTCCCCCGGGCGACGACGCCCAGCTCGCCAAGCTCGCGAGCCGGCTCTTCGCGCAGCCGCTCGACCGCCGCCGGCCGCTCTGGGAGGTGCACCAGATCGACGGGTACCAGGGCGATCGCAGCGTGCTCTTCGCGAAGGTCCACCACTGCATGATCGACGGGGTGAGCGGCGTGCAGCTGCTCGGCGTGATGTTCGACCCGAGCCCGAATCCGGCGCCGCCACCGCCGCCGGCCGAAGCCAAGGGGGCGCCGCCCCTGCCGTCGCCGGCCGCCCAGCTCGCGCGGGTCGCGCGCGATACGCTCCGCGGGAGCGTCGCCGCGGGACGCGCGCTGCGCGCGCTCGCTCGCCAGCCGCGGCGCGTCCTCGCCGAGCTCGGCGCGGCGGCCGACGCGGCGCTCGAGCTCGGACGGATCCTGCTCCACCCGCCGCCGCGAACGCCCTTCAACGGTCACGTCGGGACGCTCCGGCAGGTCGCGTGGACGACGTTCTCGCTGAACGAGGCGAAGGCCATCAAGAACCGGCTCGGCGGCACGGTGAACGACGTCGTCCTGACGACGATCAGCGCGGCGCTGCGTGCCTACCTCGAGGAGCACGAACGGAGTCCCGAGCGCATGGAGCTGCGGGCCATGTGCCCGGTCAACGTGCGTGCGCCGCACGAGCACCTGAAGCTCGGGAACCGCGTGTCGATGATGGTGGCGCCGCTGCCCGTCGGCATCTTCGATCCGCGCGAGCGATACCGGCAGGTGCGGGCGGCGATGGCGCAGCTCAAGGCGAGCGGACAGTCGGCGCGCATGGCCCGCATGGTCGAGCTGATCGACCTGCTGCCGCCGCCGCTCCAGATGGTCTTCAGCTGGGTGCAGATGGCCGCCGCGCCGATCAACACGGTCTGCACGAACATCCCCGGGCCCCCGGTGTCCCTGTACGTCCAGGGGAAGCGTCTCGAGAGCCTGGTGCCGCTGATACCCCTCGCCCAAGGCGTGGGCCTGGCGTTCGCGATCCTCAGCTACGCGGACAGCCTGACCATCGGGATCACGGTCGATCCCGCGCTCGTCCCGGACTCCGACCGTTTCGAACCGCTCCTGCAGGCCGGCTTCGTCGAGCTGCGCGAGCTCGCCGGGGTGGAGCCGGTCCAGGGAAGCACGGAGCCCGTCCCGCCGGAGCGGCAGCGGAGGCTCTCCCGTGCTTCCCTGGTTGCCTGACCGATCGGTTTATAGTAGCCGGTCAGGCATAGACACCTACGATATCGCGATCTTCGCCGCGCTCCGATGGGAGCGACAGGCCGTCCTGGGCGCCCTGGCCGACGTCGGGATCTGCGGACCCGGCCGCTGGGGTGGACGTCTGGGGGACGGGCGCGCCTGCCTCGTCATCGAGACGGGCATCGGTGCCGAGCGGGCGAGCCGCGCCGCCGCCGCTGCGCCGGTGGCGGGCTGCTTCATGACGTCCGGGTGCGCCGGCGCGCTCGTGCCGTGGCTCCATGCGGGCGACCTGGTGGCCGCCGACCGCGTGATCCCCTTCGACGCCGCCGGCCGCCCCGGCGGGGCGCTCGCCGCCGAAGCCGGGGGGCTGAGCGCCTGGGCGGCCGCGCGCGGCTTCCGCCTCCACATCGGTCCCCTCGCGGTGAGCCAGGAGATCGTCTGGACGCCGTCGGCGAAGGCCGCTGCCGCCGCGATCGGTGCGCTCGCCGTGGACATGGAGAGCGCGGCGGTGGCCGCGGCAGCGCGCGCGCGGGGCATCTCGTTCGTCGGTCTACGGGTCGTGCTCGACGAGCTGGGCGAGGACCTCCGCTTCGTCACCGACTTCGTGGATCCCGCGACCGGCGAGGCGCGGGTCGGCCGGGCCGTCGCGACGCTCGCGCCGAGGCCCTGGCTCTGGCCCCGCACCGTCCGGCTCGCGCGGCAGCGCCGCACGGCCGAGCGCCGTCTCGGCGCCTTCCTCGCGGCCTTCCTGGGGCCCGACCGGCCCGCACTCGGGCTCGACGCGCCGGCCGCGGCGGCTCTATCCTGAGGTGCCCATGCGCTTCCCGCTCCACGTCGCGACCGACATGATCGGCTGGCAGCTCCGGAACTGGTGGGCCGGCAACAAGCGCGTGCCGGTCGTGCTCATGCTCGAGCCGCTGCACACCTGCAACCTCGCCTGCATCGGCTGCTCGCCGGAGCGCTACACGGGGGACCTGAAGGACCGCCTGCCGCTCGAGAAGTGCTTCGCGGCGATCGAGGAGTGCGGCGCCCCGATGGTCTCCATCTGCGGCGGCGAGCCGACGATCTATCCGGAGCTCGTGGAGCTGATCGAGGGGATCATCGAGCGGCGGAAGCACGCCATCATGTGCACCAACGGCATCCTCCTCGACCGCTTCTACCGGAAGGCGAGGCCGCACAAGCGGCTCACCATCAACGTGCACGTGGACGGCATGCGCGAGACGCACGACTTCGTCGTCGACCGCGAGGGCGTCTGGGACAAGGCCGTCGAGGGCATCAAGGAAGGCAAGCGCCTCGGCTACTACGTGTGCACGAACACCACGGTCTTCCGCGAGACCAGCGTCGACGAGATCGAGGAGATGGTCGCCTTCCTGAGCGCGCTCGACGTCGACGGCATCCTGCTCTCGCCCGGCTACCACTACGAGAAGCTCGCCGGGCAGGACCACTTCCTCTTCCGCGACGAGATCCACGAGAAGTTCAAGCGCATCCTCGAACTGTCGCGGCGCTATCCGAAGATCTCCTCGACGCCGCTCTTCCTCGAGTTCGCCGCCGGGCTGCGCGACTACCCCTGCACGCCGTGGGGCAACCCGACGTACACGCCGAAGGGCTGGAAGGGTCCCTGCTACCTGATCGAGGGCAAGTACTACGGCTCGTGGAAGGAGTTCTTCGGCGGCGTCGACTGGGACTACTGGGAGAGCCGGCAGGACCCGCGGTGCCACAACTGCAAGATGCACTCGGGCTTCGAGCCCTCGGTCGTGCGCAAGCTCGGCGGGAGCCCGCGCGACATGCTGACGATGGCCAGGTGGCAGCTCACGGACGTGCGGAACAGCGCGTCGCGGCTGGCGAAGGCGTGAGTTGCCGTATGTGAGAGGCCATGATCGACCTCTACACGGCACCCACACCCAACGGGCACAAGGTCTCGATCACCCTCGAAGAGCTCGGGCTCCCGTACGACGTGCATGTCGTGAACCTGCTCGCCGGCGAGCAGAAGCAGCCCGAGTATCTGAGGATCAACCCGAACGGCCGCATCCCGACGATCGTCGACCGAGAGGCCGGAAACTTCGCGGTCTTCGAGTCGGGCGCGATCATGATCTACCTGGCAGAGAAGACCGGCCGCCTGCTGCCGGCCGAGCCGAAGGCTCGGTCCCTCGTCATCCAGTGGCTGATGTTCCAGATGGGCGGTGTGGGCCCGATGATGGGGCAGGCGAACGCGTTCTTCCGCTACTTCCCCGAGAAGTTCCAGCCCGCCATCGATCGCTACCAGCACGAGAGCCGCCGCCTGTTCGAGGTGTTGAACGGGCGGCTCGCCGAGTATGAATGGCTCGCCGGGGACTACTCCATCGCCGACATCGCAAACTGGTCCTGGGTGAGGACGCACAAGTGGTCGGGCGTGTCGGTCGACGGGCTCGACCACCTGCAGCGCTGGATGGGGCAGATGACGGCCCGGCCGGCCTGTCAGCGAGGCGT
This genomic window from Deltaproteobacteria bacterium contains:
- a CDS encoding dodecin domain-containing protein, coding for MAVARITQIIGASPHSWEDAVRNALERANKTLRGITGIEVIKENAAVENGKIAEYRATVQVTFVLEGT
- a CDS encoding dodecin domain-containing protein: MAVARVTEIRASSPDGFREAVEEGVERAARTLRNITGLEVVKKRVKVERGLIVEYRVDMKVVFVLE
- the hpnH gene encoding adenosyl-hopene transferase HpnH, translating into MRFPLHVATDMIGWQLRNWWAGNKRVPVVLMLEPLHTCNLACIGCSPERYTGDLKDRLPLEKCFAAIEECGAPMVSICGGEPTIYPELVELIEGIIERRKHAIMCTNGILLDRFYRKARPHKRLTINVHVDGMRETHDFVVDREGVWDKAVEGIKEGKRLGYYVCTNTTVFRETSVDEIEEMVAFLSALDVDGILLSPGYHYEKLAGQDHFLFRDEIHEKFKRILELSRRYPKISSTPLFLEFAAGLRDYPCTPWGNPTYTPKGWKGPCYLIEGKYYGSWKEFFGGVDWDYWESRQDPRCHNCKMHSGFEPSVVRKLGGSPRDMLTMARWQLTDVRNSASRLAKA
- a CDS encoding ABC transporter permease; the encoded protein is MGAVVLLARRQLRAHGARGALTAAGVGLGVALVVAIRVINASTLAAFTEAIEDLAGTAALQVRGPGPFPETVAERLRALPGVDHAVPIVTATFYAVDAPAAGEALAVFAADVTDGHAIRTLHLVKAGDHVVDDPLSFLVDPYSVILTDGFASRLRIGAGAHLRLRTPAGIRTFTVRGILPPGGVGRAYGGNLLLMDVVGAQVVLGRDRLVDQVDVTLLPGVAVEDAARAMNRALASWPGLEAVPPARRGEQIERYLRSYRTLLSGISGLALLAAVFVAGSAVGTSVAARRREIGLLRCVGAVRRHVLRLVLGEALALGAVGAAVGVPLGVGLGRLLLRSVSESAELVFSMKIFTAGLALSPATLGLGLASGIGAALLAGWLPAREALRVEPLAAVRRGDPPLASRRWPASGSLAAALAITGAGLSGEVWLDSPWSGNLAAVAADFALVILFMRRADSIATALLTPLRRWLGFAGRLAVDRLLRIPDQLALAAGVLALGLGLMLMSGTLARSFEQSVLDFIRHQVRADLVVASAATTGWIETPVDESLAARLLAVPGVARVERLRLAEQEYDGSRISVDSLDDGAFAQERAGDFTFAAGDPATALAAVRAGTAALVSRNFARQFRVGVGSTLRVPTPAGAFTAPVAGVVVDYVSPRGSIVLSRATYQSWWGDRAVNRFHVTLGPGVDAAAVRRAIAGGVGAEEGLKVLTQRELYAYHQDAVRRAFRFTRALEVLPLVVAGLGLAEALIAVSLDRRRELALLRAAGATRGQVARSVVAEAAGVGLLGLAGGVAMGAALALLWVRVNFAYQLGWDVDFHFAAASLPAAALAAFLVSVPAGALPARWIARLPVVEALREG
- a CDS encoding wax ester/triacylglycerol synthase family O-acyltransferase, translating into MSSASQAPGDRLSALDAAFLYLERTGQLLHVGGLYPVAGALDFQRQLSDLAARLHLIPRYTQRAVSVPLGLAHPTWEPDPRFDIRNHVVRHVLRPPGDDAQLAKLASRLFAQPLDRRRPLWEVHQIDGYQGDRSVLFAKVHHCMIDGVSGVQLLGVMFDPSPNPAPPPPPAEAKGAPPLPSPAAQLARVARDTLRGSVAAGRALRALARQPRRVLAELGAAADAALELGRILLHPPPRTPFNGHVGTLRQVAWTTFSLNEAKAIKNRLGGTVNDVVLTTISAALRAYLEEHERSPERMELRAMCPVNVRAPHEHLKLGNRVSMMVAPLPVGIFDPRERYRQVRAAMAQLKASGQSARMARMVELIDLLPPPLQMVFSWVQMAAAPINTVCTNIPGPPVSLYVQGKRLESLVPLIPLAQGVGLAFAILSYADSLTIGITVDPALVPDSDRFEPLLQAGFVELRELAGVEPVQGSTEPVPPERQRRLSRASLVA
- a CDS encoding glutathione S-transferase, with amino-acid sequence MIDLYTAPTPNGHKVSITLEELGLPYDVHVVNLLAGEQKQPEYLRINPNGRIPTIVDREAGNFAVFESGAIMIYLAEKTGRLLPAEPKARSLVIQWLMFQMGGVGPMMGQANAFFRYFPEKFQPAIDRYQHESRRLFEVLNGRLAEYEWLAGDYSIADIANWSWVRTHKWSGVSVDGLDHLQRWMGQMTARPACQRGVDVPFPLPDLTSIAESDAAADFAKGAQTLLQR